The Chrysemys picta bellii isolate R12L10 chromosome 10, ASM1138683v2, whole genome shotgun sequence genome segment CCTGCTGGAAGCAGAGAAGAGCTGCCGCCGGCTGAGCCTCAGTCTGTGCAATAAGCCAGGGCTGAAGCGTCACTAAATCTGCGGTCAGCTGACTCGGCTCAGAGCGCGGCTGACAGGCTGCAGCGTAGGGAAGTCTGTGGTCAGCTGACTGCGCTCCGAGATCAGCTGACGGGTTCCAGCCGTGCTGTGGTTGAGGGGTCCCCTGCCAGGCGTTGCAGGGACAGCAGGAAACCATGGTGAGCACAGGCGCTGTGCATGGCTGGGGGGTGTTAGTGCTTTGCTGGGATTTGGGGGCCTGGGGCGATGCAGAGCTGTGTCCCCGGGGCAGCAGGGACTCTGGGTAACAGCTGGAGCCATGCCTGAGGACTCCCCGTTGCTAGCCCAGTGTCACCAGCTTCCTAACACGTGCATGGGGGGGGGTTAAATATTGTGGAGGGTCTGGCTTAAAAACTCCTCCTTCCCTCCAGTGACCTGAGATCAGTGGGGCCCCGGGAAGGAGCTGGAGCAAATAGAAAGAGCTGCCCCTTTGCACAGTAGGTAATTGGCCCGGGGAACCCACAGTGGCAGCCCTTTGAGTTCTAATACCTCTCCTAGTTAAGTGTGCTCAGGATAAAtgaatctcatgcttcagggtgcaGGCCTGtagcctgcaggggtcaggaaggaaacgCTGCCTTCcctgcctcacccccaccccccaaagtgCTGCACTGCAGGATGGGGCAAGTGAAAACTCCTTGTAATGCAACTTTCCTTCGAAGCAGCCGTGATGGGCTGTTGCTGTAGCAGCACCTGTGTTTCTAAAGCAGGGAGTAATACAGGCTTCAGCACTGGTTGTGCAGGGGAACAAGTGGGCATGGAAAGGATAATTTCAGAGCTATGATAATGTTaaacacctggggggggggaaatcagctgTCCTGCTCCCCTCGTCCCAGATGTCTGCCTCCTGCTCCAAGAGGCTTATGCCTGGTTCTGTAACCTGTGGACCTGCATACATGAGACGCCAGAGACTTGTCCCCTTGCTCTCGCTGTGTAACTGCAGCGGGTATAAAACAGCTGCTCCTGGATGCAGGCTCATGGTCTGTACCAGCGTTTGCTGGGTTAAACTGCTGAAGCTGCAGCCTAACTGGTAGCTATTAGGAACAGGAAGGGGccatctgccctgccccaccttcACCCCACCTCTTCATCAGACTGATCCCTCTGGGCATACCCCAGCCCCGTccatctctttccttctcctgggatgAGTGTCTCTCTCTCAGACTCTGGGCCCAGTTCAGCCCGGGGGGAAGCCCATTGAATTCAGGGCACTTGCATCCCCTCGTGCCAGGGCTGAGCTTGGCCAGCTGTGTCCAGTCGTTCTCCCCAGGAGCTTGCTCCAAAGGCTGATGACCTCCGTGCACGGAGCTGCTGTGCCTGAGTTCGCAGGGGCTTTGTACAGTGGGGACCCAGGGCCTGAGGAGGAGAGTTATTTGTACAGCTCCAGATCAACCCAGCGGCCGTCCGACTCTGCAGCAGGCTCAGCCAGAGCAGAGGCCGGAGATGGGGGCAGCCAAGTACCCAGAGAGGAGAGAAATCTAGGGGCGGCTCTTCtggtgcagtgggggcagggcagcaataACGGTGGGAAATGAGGGTTCCCTTGCTCTGGCAAGAAGAGCCGGGCTGCCCTGCAAAGGACACTCTGCTGCTGACGTCCCCTGGCCCAAAGGCCGCCTGGATCCTAACTGCCCCCGATCTTCTCCTTCCAGAGGTTCCGGTTCTGCGGAGACTTGGACTGTCCTGACTGGGTCCTGGCCGAAATCAGCACCTTGGCCAAAATAGTTAAGTGGAagctttctctttctctgttttcttCTGGATCTTAACCCCCACCCCCGAAATGGTATCGGGTGctgtgaaaccagacaatcagcACGAAGCCTTGGCCATTGAGAGGGGTATCTACGGCCTGGGGGAGCAATGGGAATATCTGCGTGATACCCCGAGTCCCAGAGCTCAGTTTGGGATGCATCTGGTGAAGGGGAGAGCTCAGGTCCCTGAGCGACCGGCGTGAACTCTGTGCCTGTCTCTGGCTGACTGGGCTTCCCTAAGAGAACGGAGAGAGGCTCGAGAAGTACGTGGAACAGGCTTTGATTGAGGGCTTGAGCAATACACTCAGTGCAGCACAAGAGTTGGCTGGGGCTTTAGCCTGACCGTTGCATCCAAAACTCAGGGAGTCTCTTTGTGGAATCCAAACCATGGTGTTCCCCAAAGTGGCAGAGAAGCGAGTGGTTTAAAAACAACCCAAACCAGTGGCTGTTTGGCTGGGGCAGGACAAGGTTGAAATGGGTCCCCCTGATGTGGCAGAGAGCATGTGTTTTGAGGGGAGCTCAGACTCCTGCCAGGCAGTGCCCGCCAGGCCCAGCACTGcagtggggttttatttttttgctctcTCCTTTCCAGTCCTCGGTGAAGCTGAAGCTCATCTGTGGCCAGGTGCTCAAGgacctgcagggagaggggattGATGTAAGTGAAGGGCGTTCTCCCACGTTCAGCCCCGCTGAGCAGGGATCCAGCGATCGATTGCAGAGACTcaagtctcccctccccctggctgaGTGGCGTGGGCCATGTCGAGCTGGCCGGCCTCAGGGCAggcagtggagtgggggtggcGGGGATCagagtgggagtcaggacacctgggttttattcccagctctgccactgatcttggGCAGGGTGCCTAAAGCCTgtgtccctatctgtaaaataaggcCAGTGACACTCCCCCATCGGGGAGATTTGCTGGTGGAAAGGGCCGTATGGCTGCTAAGTACTTACTAGTAAGTATTAGTGTCTGTTTCTCTAAGGGTCCTGTGTGGTCTGCTTCACTTCATCCACCCATTGGCCATGCCATCGCTAGGGGAATGGCCGGTGGTTGACAACACGGATTCCCTTGAGGTCTCCCAGCAAGGGGATTTGGCCGCTTGGGGACATGGGGCTGAGCCATTTGTAACACCCATCACAGACAGCAGCTGACCCGCTGTTTGGATCGTGGAGGTTCCCTGTAGGACATGCCTGGAGCACTAGCGGCCAGTGGGAACGGCCCATCCTGTACCCGCCCCCCATAGTGAAGGCAGCTTGGGCTAGTGGGAgccaggaacccaggagtcctagtccCCGATCAGCCATGTGGCCTTGGGCAGGTTACTTAGGCTAAATCCAGCAGCTTCTAATAATTTGGGTCCCCCCTTGAGACACCTCGGCCCCGTTACTCAGAAGTGCTGAGCCCCCACTGCTCCTATTGACTCCAAGTGCACCCGAAACCAGGCGCCGCTTGTGGAAGTGTTGGCCTTACCCTGGCTCTGCTTGCCCTGTGGGGGATCTGCTCAGCGAGGGCTCAGTGATCATTCTGCACCGTGCCGTGTGCTCCGGGAGCAGGCTCCCCTGGGGCTGATGGACCTGggtgttgctcttctcttgcaGTATGAAAAGATCCTGAAGCTAACGTCGGATGCCAAGTTTGGTGAGTGTTGTTCCTTTCCAGAGCCGTTGGGTGTCCGCAGCCTGGGCTCCTCTAGTGCTGTCCATGAGGCCATCATGGTGGATTTGGCTCTTTGCCTCACCCGCCTTCCAAGGAGCTTTGCTGGCTTCATTACTAGAACTGACATTCCTCTGTCTGTGCTTACAGCAGGGAGGCTGTGGCAAGCCGGTGGCTTTGGGATGCTAGGCCAGGCTTTGTCTGACTCTTACCTCCCCTCCGGCCCATTCCACACCCCAGTGCCCTGGCCTGAGAACATTTTACCTGCAGTGTTTATGGGTGCCGGGCTCAGCTTTGTTAGCCGCATTGCCTGAAAAGTGTCGCTGGCTAGGATCACGAGTGGAGAGGCATGTCCTGAAGCAGTGAAGGCCTGAAGATAATGCCCAGCCATTGAAAACCAACCGCATGCTCTGCTCGTGAGCAAGCACAGGAGCCCTGCTAATTTCCCAGGGTCCTTGCCCCTGTTCTGTTTGGGGGAGATGCTGCTAATCGGCAGCCTGACGAGTTCCCCCTTCTCACCCCAAACACTGCCCTGGCTTTATATTTTTGGGTGGTTCTGGGCCTTGCGTCGGGTGGGAGTAACACCATTTCCCAAGTGTGTGGAAGTGCCCCGGGCCTGGTGGTTGTGGTGTTCACAGTAGCAATCAAAACTTCCCAGGTGCTGCCCAAACAGCTGAacagcccccatccctgtcctACTGAACTTGCTGTCttactgtggtgatggggagggcaggggagaggttCCAGGAACTCAGCCAGGTTAGCgtcacaaagagaaggttaaggggtgactcgaTGGGAgcctgtaagtacctacacggggaacaaacagctgataatgggctcttcagtccagcagacaaaggtctaacatgagccgatggttggaagttgaagctagacaaactcagactggaaataaggtgtttTAACAGCGTCATTAACCGATGGAACAACTGCCCAGGtgctctccatcactggcaatttctaAATCCAGATCTGCTCTGGTTCAAACAGGCATTAATTCAGGGGCGCCCAATGGGCTGTGTTACACAGGTCAGACTGGACAATCGACGCCAGATGGGACCATGATGTAAGCTGTGAAAAGTCTGGTTTGGTTTTTATGAATGATCTAACCCCAGCTGAGTTGCCGTGCTGTGGCTTGGCCCTGTCTTACCACCACTGGCCTGGTTATTGTGCAGTGTTAACCTTAGGCTTTGGCTGTACAAATGGTTAGTttcagcaagccagggtgtaaaTCTGCCATGCGCTAGGTGGCCGGGTGGACCCTGCTCCACACCCCGAGTTCTGCAGCGCGTGTGGGATCTGCCCTGCTTGGAAACAGTAGGTGAAAGTGCTCTAGCAGCTGTTAGTCTGCGGTAGCAGAGTCTTAACGGACAGTGCGCAGCTGGCTAGGGCAGGGTAgctttacaccccagcttgccatgagCTACGTGTTCGCTTAGACAGGTCCTTGGCCATTATTAGTATTTGGATCCCTAGCATCAATTGATTCTAGTTAGACTTAACCCCTGCCTGTCCCAGGCTTGTTTAAATCCTAACCTGTTTTGACCCGTCGGTTGCATTGacttcccctccccaacacacacacagtcccctgCCCATCGCTACTTCTTACCCAGGTTGGTGACAATGAGCCCAGCTCTTTCTGCCTGTTTCCCTGCTGCCCCTCGTGGCCCAGTGCGAGGTGGCGTCTGTCCGTGCCCCCTCTCTAGTCTCTTGCAGATGATGAACTGCAAAGGGCAGGCCAAGTCAAGGGCTGTTGGATCCTACGTCAATTGTATGGGTCTGTCAAAGCTGCCTCCCTGCAGGGAAGAGCCCTGCTGCCATACAGAGTCCCAAaggtttctcctcctctctccagagTCCGGGGACGTGAAGGCCACTATTGCCGTGCTCAGCTTCATCCTCTCCAGTGCAGCCAAACACAGCGTAGACAGCGACTCTCTGTCCAGCGAGCTGCAACAGCTGGGGCTGCCCAAAGGTAGGGGAAGTGCCAGGGGATGGGTCCCTCGGAGAGGGCTGTAGCACACTGGGGAGCCTTGAGGTCAGTAGCAGCAGCCCGGCTGTCTTGTGCGATGTCAGCATAACTGTATCCTTCCACCCTTGCGCCAGCACTGTGAGTTCAGTACGTTGGctctctgggggaggaggcgaTCGCTGCTGGGTTGTGTGTCCCCCGCATTCTCCCATCAGCGAGAAGTTAGAACTCGCTGTGTCAACCAGCAGGAAAGACTTCAGAGCAGTAGCTGGGCCATCTTCTGACTGAAATGCCCTACGGTACCATCGTCCCCCCGT includes the following:
- the LOC101947550 gene encoding COMM domain-containing protein 4 isoform X1; translated protein: MSPALSACFPAAPRGPVRGGVCPCPLSSLLQMMNCKGQAKSRAVGSYVNCMGLSKLPPCREEPCCHTESQRFLLLSPESGDVKATIAVLSFILSSAAKHSVDSDSLSSELQQLGLPKEHATGLCRSYDEKQSPLQDSLRTRSLRLNRLDSVSWRVDHTLSSSELQTVNEPLVHLKFTVRDGDRSVTEPFAMTVSAEKFRVLLAELRQAHAMMKTLS
- the LOC101947550 gene encoding COMM domain-containing protein 4 isoform X3 — encoded protein: MRFRFCGDLDCPDWVLAEISTLAKISSVKLKLICGQVLKDLQGEGIDYEKILKLTSDAKFESGDVKATIAVLSFILSSAAKHSVDSDSLSSELQQLGLPKEHATGLCRSYDEKQSPLQDSLRTRSLRLNRLDSVSWRVDHTLSSSELQTVNEPLVHLKFTVRDGDRSVTEPFAMTVSAEKFRVLLAAQRLFSALL
- the LOC101947550 gene encoding COMM domain-containing protein 4 isoform X2 translates to MRFRFCGDLDCPDWVLAEISTLAKISSVKLKLICGQVLKDLQGEGIDYEKILKLTSDAKFESGDVKATIAVLSFILSSAAKHSVDSDSLSSELQQLGLPKEHATGLCRSYDEKQSPLQDSLRTRSLRLNRLDSVSWRVDHTLSSSELQTVNEPLVHLKFTVRDGDRSVTEPFAMTVSAEKFRVLLAELRQAHAMMKTLS